Within Dreissena polymorpha isolate Duluth1 chromosome 13, UMN_Dpol_1.0, whole genome shotgun sequence, the genomic segment CCTCGTTTATCCACGTAGTCCAGTACTTTCAAAACCGGAACCCCGACATCAGTTGCCTGTTGGTGCAGTTGATTGAAGGCTGATGTTATGCGTTCAGCTTGTGGGTATCATATGGGAGTGGCATTATCTTCCGCAAAGACAGATACTTGTCGCCTTTGTTGGTGTATGCATTCGTCAACCCCTCGTGCATTACTTTCCTATAGATTCGCTGCACCCGGTGAAAGACACAGCCTTTTATTACACAACCGGGGAACACGTCTCTGATGGCCTGCCTGGCAGCAGCTTCGAAATCGACCATGAACCACTCAACAAGAGGGGAATCCAGTTGGCGGTGAATGCTGGATAGGACTTGAATGTAGTATTGCTTGCTTCGTCGTGACATACGAATATATACCAGTGGTACCCGTTTAGTATCTTCGCCTTTTCTTACGAAGACATGAATAATCACTAGTTGGTAGAAGGGACGTTTTACCAGTTTGAACGTCCCATCTACAAACCACTTTCTTGATTATTTTAATACACTGAGTTGTTCCGTTATTGCGATCACTATATGTCGTTGGTCTTCATAACGGATGTCATCGAGGATAAAGTTGTCACCTATATATTCcctgtcaaggtcaaaatttaagTCACATGGTTCTTGTGGGCCCATTGTCTGGCGGTGTAAGTTAACGGCTCTTGTTAGATTGTCCATTCAAGGCAGGCACACATGTTCTTCTGTCACCATTTCTGTCTTGACCGTTTTTACAATTTCAGCCGCAGGACGGAACACATCACTGCGACCGACTTGCTTCGCCTTTGTTCTGATCGTAGACTTTTTATATTCCCCTGGATGTGTATGTTCATGTAGAATGGCAGTTAACATGTCTATCGTTCAAATACCATACATTCATtaatggtatatttttttttacctaccATAAACAAGTTACATTTAAACATATGTATGCAATACTAACGTAAGAAATCAGAATATTCCgtgttaaatcataaaacataGTTAATGCGGTCTCCTAAACGCATCTAGGTTAATAAAAATATCAGTAGGGACCGGCTCAATAACATAATTTGTCAACATTCTTATAAATTGACATGTCACAACTGCTTAATCATTGGTTGTTTTTGTTGTTCGTTTTTGTATAGCAATTAGCCGTTTTAAATTCCTTAATTGAATGTTTCAGATCCGTGCTCGAGGGTCTGGACCCCCTCGAAGAGGATGACCCGTACCGGCCGGTGACGGAAGCCGAGGCAGAGGCGCTCCAAGCGCATCTCACTCAAACATTGAACAGTCTCAAGGAACACATTGACGCAACGGAAGCCAGAAAGAACCAATTTATGGAACAGCGGGAGCAGGCGCGCGCGTCCGTGCAGGAAATGCGCCGGCGCCTCGACCGAATGCTGGACGATTTGGAACGGCGAACAGTTGCGGAGCTAGAAATGAAGCGCGACAACATGCATAACGTTCTAGCTGAAGAGTCGATGACAATAGACCAGCAGGCGGAGAAACTTCGGAATCTGGTCGATAAGTATGATGGTGGTAACAGCGTCAGCGACCCAGACACGGCGACAAAGGAGTTCACTGATGCTGAAAAGGAAACTAATGAGTTGTTGGAGCGATTGCAGGGTCGGCCAATGGAACAGTTGGCGTTCGTACCGGATACGGGGATACTTGATACGCTGCGCTCCTTCGAAAGATTGATGACTGCACGCGTTACTAGGCCCGGGCCTGACGGCGAACCAGTGGAGGTGGACCCAGAAGAACTGTTGAGAGAGCTAAGTAATGACGTCACTGAGACTCAAGAGGAATTGTCGGAAGATGGACACGCGATTGAGGGTGACAAAAACTGAGATGTATAATCTGAATACATGAGTTTATTAATTTGAACAATTCTTTGCAAAACATGTGATGCCACGTGTTTTCTCTGCTTCATGTAATTGACAAGGATTATTGTTGCCTTTCAAAAAATTCTTACAAGGTTTATCCAATAAATATAACTAGGCAATTTCGACATGCTAAACAAAATGCGTGTTTTCTCAGCAATAAATTAAGCATTGCCTAATCAGTTCTTTGgaaaataatgatacatttatGTATCAATTGCGATTTATTTGAACTAGTTTTACATTCCGAATGAAAAAGTGTGATACTTAAAACTAACAAATCGGTTAGGTCATGAACTTTTGATGGTTTCTTAGAACACATTTTAGTTATAACTATAGtcttaaaacttattttaaatgaacGGCAGCTGTGAATATTTCAGACACTTACCTTCATTAAGAAAACGGGGCATACGTTTATACCTTTGTCtacgaaaaaataattaaactttaaacGGGCCTTTGAAAAACATGTGATATTTTACGTATATTTCAACTAAATGCGtaattaaacaattcaaaatattcCTTTTAAAGAGATTCTGTACTTCTAATGTGTGTAGCCTAGTGATTAAAATTATTTCATCTTGGGGTCATCTTCCTTacactattaaaaaaaacataactaatgtcataataaaaaataatacagaaACATGTTTAAAGTGTAAAAACGTGTACAAATATTGAATTGTTTGTAAACTctgattaaatgttttatttttaaaccattaaagagaccttttcacagattttggcatattttgaagtttgtcattaaatgctttatattagttaaatgtaaacattggatcttaaaagctccagtaaaaaaatcaaaaataaaactaaaaaaaggacaaaaaagtagccggtaccagggctcgaaccagtgacccccggagtcctggagtaagtctgaagtaaaaacgcattagccctctcagCTATTCCGCCGAAAATACacagtgtaagtattttataccttatataagcaatcttcgtagtttcgtaaatttaaacaacaaaagaactctccgaattattcaatcatttcgcgttgcaacgctttataatttttaggttttaaaattgtcaaaagatacatataatgtttattggactatggtaaatgttcagtaatactgtttcctcacaaatatcataactaaaacgaaaatttgcgaatctgaaagaacttttttcaattttgtcaatttaccaaaccgtgaaaaggtccctttaagaaattttaataagttgtttaaTCAGAATCTACGTGGATACTGCCCTAAAAATACTTGATGTTGAGCTACAGATATGTATACTTCGATGTACCCCGTGTACGGATATTATCCTTGTAAGGgatacccgagccgacaatgtccaatcgAGCTCTACTATGGTTCAAACTTTGTACACGCATCTACTATCTGGAACTATGTACACACACTGTGGAGAAATTTGCACGGTGGCATTGCAGAATTTCACTGTACAAAGTAGCAATTTCATTGTATGCAGCATTCTCttaatcattaaaacaaattattgcCAGATTActacaatacaattaaaacgCTATTAAACAATTTGAGTAGACATGGCCATTGAGCTTATGCAACCTCATTGACAACCCTTCTTCAAATGGAAGATCAAATTTTCGTCAGAaatgaaaatgtacttaaaagtCGCCAATTAATTCAGGAACCTCTctcatttcttaaataaacataaatacagaCTGACAAGTTCATCCATTTAAAACACACTTGTTTTAATATTGCAATGcatttaaacaagaaaacatgcagatttaattgttattaaactaTTGTTAAATCTGTAATAACATCTGCATACAGAGGCGAATTGCATGAGCTTACTTACAGGTCAGCAATAATAGCTACTGCTTGTAGTGTACAATGCAAAGCCAGTTCAGCAATAATAGCTAGTAGCCTACTGTTTGTAGTGCACTATTCAAGGCCAGTTCAGCAATAATAGCTGGCCTACTGTTTGTAGTGCACTATTCAAGGCCAGGTCAGCAATAATAGCTGGCCTACTGTTTGTAGTGCACTATTCAAGGCCAGGTCAGCAATAATAGCTGGCCTACTGTTTGAAGTGCACTATTCAAGGCCAGGTCAGCAATAATAGCTGGCCTACTGTTTGTAGTGCACTATTCAAGGCCATATCAGCAATAATAGATAGTAGCCTACTGTTTGTCATGCACTATTCAAGGCTAGGTCAGCTATAATAGCTAGCCTACTTTTTGTAGTGCAATATTCAAGGCGGTTAGCTGCAATACACAGTGCCCAAAAATATTTGACAAAGCGAAACTCACTACACATATAAAAGATTCTTTGGTCCATCACTCTTCATTTCTTAAGGCacacaattaaattgttaaaaggtTAGACTAAAGTAATTGAAAACATTTGTGCTCTTCAGAATGTTCATTTATGTCAATTAGATATTGTAGAGCTATATAGAACAAGATATGTGGGGCTGGTGATATTTTCACCCAGTTTTTATACAAGTATTTGACACAGTTACAAAACAGAATTTTTACCATACTGATATCATACAAAGGGAAGTACTTGGGGaaacattaaacaagagcaccgcataacgggtgccacgttcggctacgggtgcagttttgaataaatgaaagcttgtcagaatttttttttttttttttttttttttttagaggtcagtgaccttgacctttgacctagtgaccccaaaatgggtgtggcgtgtagaactcatcaaggttcatctacattatgaagtttcaaagttgtaagtggaagcactttgattttagagccaatgataaGGTTTGAACATGACGCGGACGTCAGACTTCGGACGacacaagctggctatgacaataccaaGGGTTTTCTCTGAAAAGGCCGAGCTGATTATGACTATGAAGACTGATCAAAATTCTATTTGCTGAAAAATCCCTTATAAAAAAGAATGCCCAAACTGATGTGTATAGTGACATTGCTTCTGCTACAGTAAAATTTCGAAATATCAGGAGTACATTATGTACCGATATTTTACATCAGCCCTTGAAATCAAAGTATGGCATTGACCTGGAAGGTAATCATATGGTCATTGTGCACAACTCGCAGTCTAATAGGAGTTTGGATTTGTTGGGGTTTTTCCTTAAAATACCTTTATTTCAGTAATGATTCCTTTTACTCCAACTGGTTGTGGGTGTATCATAATTGATACACCAATTTGTTTCAATTTAGAGTTCAATCTTGTATAAACCATTTTAACGAGCAAGGTATTAAAATGTGGCAAATAAACAAAGAACAAGGCAACGATATTCAGTTTATATCAGATTTAATATTGCCTGGTAAAACCTTTCATATGACCTCATCAGGGCAGGTCACTCTAATCCTCCTGTcacatttaaatagtttattgtCAAGAAAATATGTCCATCAAGTATGTACAGTTAATAATATATGAGATATATACATTATACTCTATAAACAATACACAGCCATGATTTGGatgaatgaaaatgataaatgaCCAAATACAATGAGAATGAACAAATACAATGTAACTGAATATGGGATGATAAAATGTAAGTTATTATACAGTATAACAGACGATACTTCAACCACATATAGGCCTTTATGAAACACGCACaaacatgtgcgtaaactgtACATTAATAAATATGGAAAAAATGTACAATTTCATATGCCGCAAAtaagtcataaaaaatataataaaaaatcaaattcatatttaaaactGTAAACTACACATATCAACTTCAACACTGCTGTGCATTTTCTTCTGTGTATTCACTTCCACTTTGATGAATAGTATTTTTGattaaaattatacatttcaGATGCACCAGTAAATAGCCTTACAATGCCGTCATATAGCCTTACAATGCCGTCATATAGCCTTACAATGCTGTCATATCTATATTAGATCCACCAGTAAATAGCCTTACAAAGCCGTCATATCTATATTAGATCCACCAGTAAATAGCCTTACAATGCCATCATATCTATATTAGATTTTATACAATGCTGTAATTAAGCCAGTTGTTCACATTCCAATAAACAGCTGTCTTTTTGCTGAAAAATATTATTAGAGCTGCacactgagaaaagtgggcttaatgcaagtgcataatgtattgttccagattagccccACAAGTTTGTACATGCTTTTGACAATACTATCCATTTAGACTGAATTTTCTTATAGAAGGTACTTATTTGTAACAATTAATCCTTAACAGACAAAAGcgttctccctgattagcctgtaattTTGTACAATACACAAGCAGATGTTTGACTTTGTGTTACATAATGCACAAAATGCATTTTCAATGGAAGAAAACCTGCTTGTAGATACAAGGAAAAGGTAACTCTTAATGTTATAAATGTGAACTTTTTCACAGTTTTCTCCCTTTAATTTCATATCAATATACAAAGGCAGTTCTAAATATCTTAGTTCTTTCAACGTTTGCTAAAAAGTGAACAATGCCAGAATTTAAGTAATCCCATTATTGCacatttagtattattattattacagagCATATTTGATTTTAACTTCTATTTTTTATGAACTGTTTTTTGtagttcataatattttttttatttatgtgtaatACTATGTTTTGAAACATAGCCTATAGCAAAGCAAAATGGCATAACTAGTTTTATacttgattattttatttcaaaggcaTTATAAAAACTGAATGCTCAATGTTTTCAATCAATTTCATTTTATGAGTTCATTTAAATCACTTCTGAGGAAATCagtaaacattatttgtattaGCCATTTACatagcaaaaaataaatacaagagatTCATAACTGTGTCAGTTTAATTGAATTActtgaatgaaaaaatatttaaagagtaTAAAGCATGATTTTGGATATCATGCTATTTCCaaataaatacatgaaagtgGAACATCAATTACGTAACACATGAAAGTGGAACATCAATTACGTAACACATGAAAGTGGAACATCAATTATGTAACACTGACTTTTTAGCATCACTATTGTTTTGTACCTAAAGCTTCTGTGGTGGATATAATCTTATTACGGTGAAATTTTGGGGGACAATGGGCTAAAATTAGCCCACAAAACATTATAGACTCAGCATTCTTCtttacccttaaccacttagatacatattttgacacactTTTATTCCCTTactaagttaaatttaattacacttttcttactacattcaattTGTAAAggttttatttccaacccttagatactgatgagcagcaaacagcataaaacctgaacagactgcgagttatttgcaggctattctggttgtATGCCGttagcacatagccattttcactttgattctaagtgggaaagggatacATTTCCTTCTATTTAAAATGAAGTATAAATGGTTATAAGCCTTAATCATTTTCAACtaatgtttgtttctttgtcTGTTGCAAGATAGAATAGAGAGACTTTTTATACAGAATATGTAGCTTATGGTCAAGCAGTAGAAACTTAGACGTTCAAAGTTTTTATGAAAAATGTACAAATTAAGTCATTAACAGTCCAATTTAGAATTaacatgataaaataaaataaatatagaattaaatattAACAAGCTGATCACAAAGATGCTACACAAATAATGGCTACACTTTTCATAAGAAATCAAGAGAAAAAATGTACAAAGATTTTGTAAAAGCTTTCCTATGTTAAGAGTCACAGACCATgcacaacatatttatttgcttGGAAAGCACTATGTAACATGggtgatttaaattaaatagtgCCTAAATACAAATGatggaaaattaaataacacTTAGATGACAATGAAAATAACGCTACAAGGTGAAGATATTGTTCTGAGGATAACCGTATTGGCCATTGGAAGTTTTTGTCTGCATGTAGGACAAAACAGCCTTTGTTCACAGCGGATATTTAGAGTGCTTTCCCTTGAAATACACAACACCGTCATACACCCTGGTGTACAGTACCACCGCAGTATCCATGTTTGGGAAATCCCCGTGATGTCTAGTGGCACCAATTTCATAGTATCCTCACTACATGTAACACAATCTTACAGGGTGAATTGTTATCACTTTAAGTTTATCATCACACCTTCTGATGAATGTGTTAAAAAAATGCTGAGTCATTTCCCTACACCAATGAGGGGGTGGGGTATGTGACCCTATCCACAGTAAATTCTTATCAATGCCTACAGCAGGCGGGCAGCAGTTTTCACCCAGGGTCAGGCACTATCATCTCTGCTGGTATTCCGGCAATGGTTTGACTATACTCTCTGCATAggaaattgttattttattataaataacaaaacaattgatCAATATTTAAATCCTGAAAAACATTCCTTTAATATTCTTATACCATTGACAATATGTTTAGTTCATCTGCACATTTTTATGTCAAAAAGTAATCATAATGGTTGATCCCCATGAATATGTTACACTACACTACATGTAAGTTAAATTGACACTACACTAAGTTAAATTAGTTTAACTTGCAGTCAAAAAAAGgcaatattaaataaatgcatgTCCGTAACGTATTGTCCCAGATGGGCCAGTGCAAATTGttaggcttatcagagacgacactttttgcctatatTAGATTTTCATCAAGAGAACACTTCCTTAAACAAAACATTCCTTAAAAGTggaaaagtgtggtccctgattagcctgtgcaaactgctaATCTCAAATATAGGTGAGATGCCTTACCATTGTAACACCGAATGATTGCTTCACACACAAACTTGTACTGGTTCTGTAAACAGAAATATATGAACAGCATCAACAgtttgaaaatcaataacacatgTTATGTTTTATCAGAGAATATTAGTGAATTATGAAGTTATAATTAAGAAAGCAAATAGTATGATACAATAACTTACTCTACATCAAATGTGAAACTGAACATATTGTTTCAAATAGTTTACTTATATCTTTAAAGAACAGATAGCAGGTTAAGCACAGACCATGGATTTGAGCAGGTCTAAATCAGTCTAAACAATCATTTTCTTGTTACCGACTGACCGATACCGCCAATTCTACATGTATATCTCTCTGCCTTTGGCAGGAGATAAAAAAGCTTGATTCTgacatcataataattatattttaaaacaggTAAAACCACCATAGCCAATTTAATTCAGCAATTGTACACTTTTTTTACTAAGATCTTATTCGGGTGAAATGTTTAGGTAaaatatgatgatgatattaggcaacaagagggccatgatggccctgaatcgctcacctgactcattaagatcagatgaaaactatgacctctattgtctacacaatgtttttctatgatttgacctagtgacctagttcctgactctagatgacccaaatacaatcccaatccagatttcatcaagataaacattctgaccacagttcataaatattggatgaaaactgtgacctctattgtcaacacaaggattttctatttatttgacctagatttttaccccagatgacccaaatacaatcccacccagatttcatcaagaattctgaccaaatttcataaaggttggatgaaaactgtgatctctaatgtctacacaaggtttttctattatttgacctagtgacctagtttttgaccccagatgacccaaataaaatcccaacccagatttcatcaagataaacattctgaccaaatttcatgaagattggatgaaaactgtgacctctattgtctacagaaggttgttctattatttgacctagtgaccttgtttttgaccccagatgacccaaatacaatcccaaaccggatttcatcaagataaacattttgaccaaatttcatcaagattggatgcaaactgtgacctctactgtctaaacaaacaaattgttgacggacggacgcacggacaaacgcaggcacgcacaacggacgccggacatcacacgatcacataagctcaccgtgtcacttcatgacaggtgacctaaaaatatgtgtcggagataaacatgaacagttgtggttaa encodes:
- the LOC127855010 gene encoding uncharacterized protein LOC127855010 isoform X1, which encodes MLSGCYHDVFELLTQPNDVQWNAQWRRVALRTQSCSIAVSCISRIYISVLEGLDPLEEDDPYRPVTEAEAEALQAHLTQTLNSLKEHIDATEARKNQFMEQREQARASVQEMRRRLDRMLDDLERRTVAELEMKRDNMHNVLAEESMTIDQQAEKLRNLVDKYDGGNSVSDPDTATKEFTDAEKETNELLERLQGRPMEQLAFVPDTGILDTLRSFERLMTARVTRPGPDGEPVEVDPEELLRELSNDVTETQEELSEDGHAIEGDKN
- the LOC127855010 gene encoding uncharacterized protein LOC127855010 isoform X3, which produces MQRYVHMRLFSNIWTRSVLEGLDPLEEDDPYRPVTEAEAEALQAHLTQTLNSLKEHIDATEARKNQFMEQREQARASVQEMRRRLDRMLDDLERRTVAELEMKRDNMHNVLAEESMTIDQQAEKLRNLVDKYDGGNSVSDPDTATKEFTDAEKETNELLERLQGRPMEQLAFVPDTGILDTLRSFERLMTARVTRPGPDGEPVEVDPEELLRELSNDVTETQEELSEDGHAIEGDKN
- the LOC127855010 gene encoding uncharacterized protein LOC127855010 isoform X2, with the protein product MASGGEENTIQIDENVEINSLNCGGNDQIESDPTLDNSVQSVLEGLDPLEEDDPYRPVTEAEAEALQAHLTQTLNSLKEHIDATEARKNQFMEQREQARASVQEMRRRLDRMLDDLERRTVAELEMKRDNMHNVLAEESMTIDQQAEKLRNLVDKYDGGNSVSDPDTATKEFTDAEKETNELLERLQGRPMEQLAFVPDTGILDTLRSFERLMTARVTRPGPDGEPVEVDPEELLRELSNDVTETQEELSEDGHAIEGDKN